The following proteins come from a genomic window of Roseofilum capinflatum BLCC-M114:
- a CDS encoding LysR family transcriptional regulator, with the protein MRQATLHQLKVFEAAARHGSFTRAAEELYLTQPTISMQVKQLTKAVGMPLFEQIGKRLYLTEAGQELFAACRDVFERISQLEMTISDLKGLKQGQLKLSVITTAKYFVPRLLGPFCQRYPGVDFSLQVLNHEGLLARMSENLDDLYILSQVPENLDVAAHQFLENPLVVLAQREHPLVEQENIPIERLSGEPFIMREEGSGTRRAVEKLFNQENISVKVKLELGSNEAIKQAIVGGLGISVLSLHTLALEGAMGKLAILDVEHFPIERNWFVVYPSGKQLSVVANAFLAYLLDEGKKVAEETAMDKLH; encoded by the coding sequence TTGAGGCAAGCGACTCTGCATCAATTAAAAGTTTTTGAAGCCGCCGCCCGTCACGGCAGCTTTACGCGGGCAGCAGAAGAATTATACTTAACTCAGCCTACCATCTCCATGCAAGTTAAGCAATTAACGAAAGCTGTGGGAATGCCCTTATTTGAACAAATTGGTAAACGCCTATATCTGACGGAGGCAGGCCAAGAACTTTTCGCGGCCTGCCGTGATGTTTTTGAGCGCATCTCCCAGTTAGAAATGACCATCTCTGACTTAAAGGGATTGAAACAAGGACAGCTCAAACTCAGTGTCATCACCACAGCCAAGTATTTTGTTCCTCGCTTACTGGGGCCCTTTTGTCAGCGCTATCCGGGTGTCGATTTTTCCCTTCAGGTACTCAACCATGAAGGCTTACTCGCTCGCATGTCGGAAAATTTGGACGATCTCTATATTCTCTCCCAAGTGCCGGAAAATTTAGATGTTGCGGCTCACCAGTTCCTAGAAAATCCGTTAGTAGTTTTGGCCCAGCGAGAACATCCTCTGGTGGAACAAGAAAACATTCCCATAGAGCGCCTATCTGGGGAACCGTTTATTATGCGCGAAGAGGGATCGGGCACTCGTCGCGCTGTCGAGAAACTCTTTAATCAGGAGAATATTAGCGTGAAGGTGAAACTAGAGTTAGGCTCTAATGAAGCCATTAAACAGGCGATCGTGGGCGGTTTAGGTATCTCCGTATTATCCTTACATACCTTGGCCCTAGAAGGGGCAATGGGAAAACTAGCCATCTTGGATGTGGAGCATTTCCCCATTGAACGTAATTGGTTTGTTGTCTATCCCAGTGGTAAGCAATTATCAGTAGTCGCCAACGCTTTTTTAGCATACCTGTTAGATGAAGGCAAAAAAGTAGCTGAAGAGACAGCGATGGACAAGCTACACTGA
- a CDS encoding SRPBCC family protein: MKDWLEHSVQVEVEAPIEFVWELWSDLEQMPRWMKWIESVQVLEENPQLSRWKLASGNFEFSWLSRILKEIPNQIIQWESVDGLPNRGAIRFYDRHETSVVKLTVAYAIPGIVGRLMDKLLGPTVESTIQADLDRFRAYALQKMSNE; encoded by the coding sequence ATGAAAGATTGGTTAGAACATAGCGTACAAGTTGAAGTTGAAGCGCCGATTGAATTCGTTTGGGAATTATGGTCAGACCTGGAACAAATGCCCCGGTGGATGAAATGGATTGAATCGGTTCAGGTCTTAGAAGAAAATCCCCAATTGTCGCGCTGGAAATTAGCTTCGGGTAATTTTGAATTTAGTTGGCTCTCGCGGATCTTAAAAGAAATTCCCAATCAAATTATTCAATGGGAATCGGTGGATGGTTTGCCGAATCGAGGAGCCATTCGCTTTTATGACCGCCATGAAACCAGTGTGGTTAAATTAACTGTTGCCTATGCCATTCCGGGAATTGTCGGCAGGCTGATGGATAAATTGCTCGGCCCCACAGTAGAATCGACGATTCAAGCAGATTTAGACCGCTTTCGGGCCTATGCTCTCCAGAAAATGAGTAATGAGTAA